Genomic window (Hyalangium minutum):
CGATGAGCCCTTGCTGGTGTCTGCCCTCGCTCGCGAGGGCCGCCGCTCCGGGCTGACCTGCATCACCGACACCACCGCCGAGAACGTCCTCGCCCTGGCCCGCGAGCATCACCCCGCCGTCATCATCCTCGACATCTTCCAGCGCCTCGATGGACGCGACCTGCTCGCCCAGCTCAAGCAGGACCCCGCCACCCGCGACTGCAAGGTCATCATCCTCAGCGCCATCGAGGACCAGCAGATGCGCCACCAGTGCTTCCAGCTCGGCGCCGATGCCTACGAGGTGAAGCCCTTCGCCGCCACTTTCATGCCCCGCGTCGCCCGGCTCGCCAACGCCGTCACCCAGCAGGCTGTCGCCGCCGCGAGCTGAGCCCCGCTCCCAGCGAGCCCCTCAGCCGCGCTGCCCCTCGGGGCGCAGCGAGCGAATGGCCGCCGCGTAGTCCTTCGCGCCGAACACGTACGAGCCCGCCACCAGCACCGAGGCCCCTGCCTCCACCACTCGCTGCGCCGTCTGCGCGTTGATCCCCCCGTCCACCTCGATGTCCACGTCCAGCTTGCGCGCGTCCAACATCGCCCGCAGCCGACGCACCTTGTCCACCGTGCTCTCGATGAAGCTCTGCCCTCCAAACCCCGGGTTCACGCTCATCAACAGCACCATGTCCACCTCGCC
Coding sequences:
- a CDS encoding response regulator, whose translation is MAMPTILISDDEPLLVSALAREGRRSGLTCITDTTAENVLALAREHHPAVIILDIFQRLDGRDLLAQLKQDPATRDCKVIILSAIEDQQMRHQCFQLGADAYEVKPFAATFMPRVARLANAVTQQAVAAAS